Part of the Oncorhynchus masou masou isolate Uvic2021 chromosome 18, UVic_Omas_1.1, whole genome shotgun sequence genome, ctctgttcacaaacacaaacacaccccacagagcaacaattagacccaaccaaatcatgagaaaacaaaaagataattctttccaatgtgtcaagtaattaacaaaaaaaaagagCAAACTaaagaatgctatttggccctaaacaaagagaacacagtggcagaaagCTTTGTCTATGTACAGACtctgagcatagccttgctattgagaaaggccgccgtaggcagacatggctctcaagagaagacaggctatgtgctcactgcccacaaaatgaggtggaaactgagctgcacttcctaacctcctgacaaatgtatgaccatattagagagacatatttccctcagattccagacccacaaagaatttgaaaacaaatacaattttgataaactcccatatctattgggtgaaattccacagtgtgacatcacagcagcaagatgtgtgacctgttgccacaagaaaagggcaaccagtgaagaacaaacaccattgtaaatacaacccatatttatgttaatttattttcccttttgacTGTATAAatacatatgacatttgaaatgtctttattcttttggaacttctatgagtgtaatgtttactgttcattttttacttcacatttgtttattatctatttcacttgctttggcaatgttaacacgtttcccatgtaAATAAAGTTCTTCGAATTGAGATGGAAAGAAATAGTGAAAGGAACCAGATAAACGGAAACGGGAACCAGATAAAACCTTACAGGTTTTTATTCTCTCTTTTAAGGAAAGTCACACTAAAAATCAGAAAAGATCATGTTTCTATAGTGGGGGAGGGGTTCTCTGTCTATAGTCTGgggactgtaacacaacaaactgcggaataagtcaaggggtctgaatactttctgaaggcgctgtagtTGTGTGTACCTGTCACGGTACTAGCAGCCGTATTGGTTGTGGGAACTGCTGCGTTGGTGGGGTTGCTGCCCTTCTTAGTGGCCGTCACAAACTCAATCTAGGAGAGAGAAGACAAAACACCATCACACCCGTACTGCagagggctgggctgggtggtgCTGACGGGCTGTTGTGGTGACACTTAATCTCTTGGCAGGATACTTGAACATAAAGTACAGGCAGTCTGTGGCAACATGCCCCTGACGCACAGACTGATTACAGAACAGCCCTGTCTGTGATTAGTGAAACAGGAGCGCAGTAAATGTATAGTGTTGGAAAAGCTATGTTCTCTGTACAAGTTTAACAGAGATTGAGCATGGGGTTAGAAGGAAGGCGCAGGTTAGTTTTGTTGAGGGGGGTTGAAAACGTGTGTATTGTATTTATATTACCTCGGGTGGCCTCTTCAAGGCAACTAAAACGCCTGTGGTCCTCACCTTCGTCTTGTCCTTCTTGGCTTTCTCCAGTTTATCCATCTCCACTTTCTGAGCTTTGGctacagggagagaaggaaaacTGTTCAGTTGATAGGACTGACTGGCAATCACACACTGCCACCAACGACCTCCTTACCCAGTGCCTCGTAGTAAGAGTCCTCTGGCCAGCCGTGAGGATCAAACATGTCTTTAGGGTAGTTGGTTCCCAGTTCATCTATGCCACAGAACTGGATGAGTTTCTCATAGATACTGGATAGACACAAAGACAAAGACATGtcaacactctgtctctctctgtctccccctctctcgctgtctcccccttatctccccctctctcgctgtctcccccttatctccccctctctcgctgtctcccccttatctccccctctctctctgtctcccccttatctccccctctctctctcagtctctctctgtctcccccttatctccccctctctctctctctctcgctgtctccccctTATCTCTGGATAGACACAAAGACAAAGACACATTCAACAAATGTATCTGGAAAAGCAACGTGTGTATCATCGATAGGATCGTAACTCtaggaatctgtgtgtgtgtgtgtgtgtgtgtgtgtgtgtgtgtgtgtgtgtgtgtgtgtacctgggatTCCTGAACTCTTTCTTCCTCTGAATGTGGTTGTTTGTGTCTAAGTCTCCATGTAGATTCTTCTCGTACAGCTTCTGGATCTTCACCTGTTGATAGAAAACCAACATATGTAACACATGAGTCAAATTTCCACTAGGAAAGTTCCTAATACAGGTTCCTAATACCTCAGGGAAATATTTGGTAACCAGGGAGCCTGGCCAGTCAACTGGAGCCTGGGGGATCCACTATGATAAATGGTTATTAAACGGACAAGGTGGAGGATTGGAATGTAATGACACCACTGTATCTACAGTACTCAGAACAGTCAGTTCAATTGGCCCAAGTACTAGGACAACGGAGGTGTTGAAAAGCTCTTCTTCGGAGAGACAAGGGTAGTGACGGCTGTTCAAAATGATGAGCTTGTACTAAACACAAGACAGACTAAACCCTGGCTCCGCATGGGCCCCGAGTCAAACAGCccccttcctgtgtgtgtgtgtgtgtgtgtgttggtgtcagATGCAGCCTGAGGTGAGGGATAACCAGATAGTGATTCATCATCACTGAGGGATGTTAGGGTGTGTTCGCACCCTGAGGCAACGCTATACGGTGCTGAactgttcagtcagtcagccacacCCTCACCTGCCCCAACACCTACCCAACAAGAGTTACATTCACTTCACCAAGTTTGGCAGACTTCTCCCTTACGGATCGGGCTAAGATTTGGGGAGGATACGctagatcctagatctgtgcataATGGCAATGTCTACATAGGAATGCAAACTTATTTCTGAGGAAAACTTTGGACCAGAGTCAGAGAGACGGTCGAGAGACGAGGATTGTGGACTGTGAGAGTGTTGACCACTGTGAGATGACCTGCTGGTGGTTCCCTACATGTTGATGTTATTCTCTCACTGGAGGACTCTGCTATCCAGCAGAACATTGTGGAACATTGACCAACAACTGCAGAATGCTGCTTGTCAGGCAGCTGGCATTGAACGAAGCTCAGGCATTGGCAGGAGAGGAAATGTACTCCCCGGAAACCAGTGTTTATCTCATACCCAGCCCAATTCCAGTACATCACACACctacctgtcctccctccctccctccagtacacCATACACctacctgtcctccctccctccctccagtacaccatacacctacctacctgtcctccctccctccagtacaccatacacctacctacctgtcctccctccctccagtacaccatacacctacctacctgtcctccctccctccagtacaccatacacctacctacctgtcctccctccctccagtacacCATACACCTACTTACCTGTCCTCCCTCCAGTACACCATACACCTACCTACCTGTCCTCCCTCCAGTACACCATACACCTACCTACCTGTCCTCCCTCCAGTACACCATACACCTACCTACCTGTCCTCCCTCCAGTACACCATACACCTACCTACCTGTCCTCCCTCCAGTACACCATACACCTACCTACCTGTCCTCCCTCCAGTACACCATACACCTACCTACCTGTCCTCCCTCCAGTACACCATACACCTACCTACCTGTCCTCCCTCCAGTACACCATACACCTACCTACCTGTCCTCCCTCCAGTACACCATACACCTACCTACCTGTCCTCCCTCCAGTACACCATACACCTACCTACCTGTCCTCCCTCCAGTACACCATACACCTACCTACCTGTCCTCCCTCCAGTACACCATACACCTACCTGTCCTCCCTCCAGTACACCATACACCTACCTGtcctccctacagtacaccatACACCTACCTGTCCTCCCACCCTCTAGTAGACCATACACCTACCTGTCCTCCCTCCAGTACACCATACACCTACCTGTCCTCCCTCCAGTACACCATACACCTAGCTGTCCTCCCTCCAGTACACCATACACctacctgtcctccctccctccagtacacCATACACCTACCTGTCCTCCATACAGTACACCATACACCTACCTGTCCTCCCACCCTCTAGTAGACCATACACCTACCTGTCCTCCCTCCAGTACACCATACACCTACCTGTCCTCCCTCCAGTACACCATACACCTACCTGTCCTCTCTACAGTACACCATACACCTACCTGTCCTCCCTCCAGTACACCATACACCTACCTGTCCTCCCTCCAGTACACCATACACCTACCTGTCCTCCCTCCAGTACACCATACACctacctgtcctccctccctccagtacacCATACACCTACCTGtcctccctacagtacaccatACACCTACCGGtcctccctacagtacaccatACACCTACCTGTCCTCCCTCCAGTACACCATACACCTACCTGTCCTCCCTACAGTATACCATACACCTACCTGtcctccctacagtacaccatACACCTACCTGTCCTCCCTCCAGTACACCATACACCTACCTGTCCTCCCTCCAGTACACCATACACCTACCTGTCCTCCCTCCAGTACACCATACACCTACCTGTCCTCCCTCCAGTACACCATACACCTACCTGTCCTCCCTCCAGTACACCATACACCTACCTGTCCTCCCTCCAGTACACCATACACCTACCTGTCCTCCCTCCACTACACCATACACCTACCTGTCCTCCCTCCAGTACACCATACACCTACCTGTCCTCCCTCCAGTACACCATACACCTACCTGTCCTCCCTCCAGTACACCATACACCTACCTGTCCTCCCTCCAGTACACCATACACCTACCTGTCCTCCCTCCAGTACACCATACACCTACCTGTCCTCCCTCCAGTACACCATACACCTACCTGTCCTCCTCCAGCAGTCTACTACTTGTTGACAGAGAGCTTACTGGGTCACTGCTAAATTGGAGGTGCTGTAGGCCAGTGTGACAAATGGGCAAGTGATGGTTGTTTAAAACAGGTGACCAGACCCCTTTAGACAAATAGGAATTGCACAGGTATGAAAGAATGATAGCTAGTCATATAGCTCAGCAGTTTAGGTGACTGGTACAGGTAAGTAGGGCTGTGAGTACCTGTAGGTGACTGGTACAGGTAAGTAGGGCTGTGAGTACCTGTAGGTGACTGGTACAGGTAAGTAGGGCTGTGAGTACCTGTAGGTGACTGGTACAGGTAAGTAGAGCTGTGAGTGGAAGGTGTGGGTACCTGTAGGTGACTGGTACAGGTAAGTAGACCTGTGAGTGGAAGGTGTGGATACCTGTAAGTGACTGGTACAGGTAAGTAGGGCTGTGAGTACCTGTAAGTGACTGGTACAGGTAAGTAGGGCTGTGAGTACCTGTAAGTGACTGGTACAGGTAAGTAGGGCTGTGAGTACCTGTAGGTGACTGGTACAGGTAAGTAGGACTGTGAGTACCTGTAAGTGACTGGTACAGGTAAGTAGGGCTGTGAGTACCTGTAGGTGACTGATACAGGTAAGTAGGGCTGTGAGTACCTGTAGGTGACTGGTACAGGTAAGTAGGGCTGTGAGTACCTGTAGGTGACTGATACAGGTAAGTAGGGCTGTGAGTACCTGTAGGTGACTGGTACAGGTAAGTAGGGCTGTGAGTGGAAGGTGTGGATACCTGTAAGTGACTGGTACAGGTAAGTAGGGCTGTGAGTACCTGTAGGTGACTGATACAGGTAAGTAGACCTGTGAGTGGAAGGTGTGGATACCTGTAAGTGACTGGTACAGGTAAGTAGGGCTGTGAGTACCTGTAGGTGACTGGTACAGGTAAGTAGGGCTGTGAGTACCTGTAGGTGACTGATACAGGTAAGTAGACCTGTGAGTGGAAGGTGTGGGTACCTGTAGGTGACTGGTACAGGTAAGTAGACCTGTGAGTGGAAGGTGTGGATACCTGTAAGTGACTGGTACAGGTAAGTAGGgctgtgtgtacctgtaggtgacTGATACAGGTAAGTAGGGCTGTGAGTACCTGTAGGTGACTGGAGCAGCGTCCTGGTGGTTCAGGGGGGATCCGGATCTTGTCAGGTGACATGTTCCTCACTTTTTCTGAGAACAGAGCTGGGGCGGAAACACAGAAATATAACCAATCAGAAGAGCAGACTACAGACAGTCTAGTAGCTACATTCTTTAGAGGTGAACCCAGAAATCATGTCTGTAAAACGAGAGTGTTGAATCAACATGTTCAACGCAATTCTGAATTGAAGGTTGTTCTGCATGCGTGTGAGGTGTCCAGGACCATCTGGTCCTGGTATGAAACCTAGTTACCACACCCAGTCAGGGAGGGTATGTTGGGGCTTGTGTAGAGAAGAGAGGATGCCCTTTTTTCAAActcttccctcctttctctcctctttctttctttctttctttctctctctgactccagGCCAAGCATCCTTCAGTCTAAAGTCTCATCAGTGGGAGGGCACTTTACAGTCACTCAGCAGTGTCAATCTATCACAGGCTTCAAATGGTTGAGCAAAAATGTGTGTAAACTTTGCGTGTGAGAACAGATAAGTAAGGTACAAGACTGAGCGTGAATTTAGATGAAAACATTTCTATCAGTTAAACCTCTAGGACCACGCCACCGCAGATGTTCTCCTTTGGTCTGTATCGTAGGTCACATACACTATGGTGTGGAGGCAACAAGCTCCTCTATGTACCCAACACATTCCaggctccctccccctcccctcaatcTCTTTACTCTCTTCTTTATTGTCAAACTTCTCTCTCGTCTTGTTTGATGCTGAGGTGGAAACAAAAGCAAACCCCGAACACTCACACTACCCTGCTTGAcctaccctctccccctcctctccaccacatCCTGCCTTGTCTGTAGGTGAGAGGGGTATGACAAACCCCTATAGGGAGGGGAAGGGCGTTaccccctccactccaccacaTCCTGCCTAGTCTGTAGGTGAGAGGGGTATGACAAACCCCTATAGGGAGGGGAAGGgccttaccctctcctccccaccacaTCCTGCCTTGTCTGTAGGTGAGAGGGGTATGACAAACCCCTATAGGGAGGGGAAGGgccttaccctctcctctcccgctcCTCTCCACCACATCCTGCCTTGTCTGTAGGTGAGAGGGGTATGACAAACCCCTATAGGGAGGGGAAGGGCGTTACCCTCTCCTACTGGCTAACTGCACCAACAGGACTGTGCACACGAaaaactcagacacacacacacacacacacacacacacacacacgagtaaaTAGATAGAAGCCATTACAGAGTCATGATGTACTCAGTGACAACAACCCACTAAACACAAATATGCACTTGGCTGCAAGCACACTAATGAAAATACCATACTGAGTCAGACGAGTCATGCGCCCTAGCATGCTTTACATGAACAGTGTGTGTGAGCTAACAGGAACATAGCAGACAGCGGTCTGGATCACAGCTCTCTAAACCAcaagaggtcccatcccaatacGATCAACTCTGACTAGGCCTACCTCAAGCTAGAGGTGTTCACAGAtcccattttttgggggggaaaatcAATACCCAGGTGCAGAATTGTTTTGGCGATTCGGATTTCAGGTGGAACAAATCCGACCCAAAATATGTCAGAGATGACGAATGGATCCGAAAATGGGGGGGGGAGTTGCActcctccacactgccctttcccatatggacaaaaggaacacctatgtgagaatgctattcactgactacagctcagagttcaataccatagtaccctcaaagctcatcactaagctaaggatcctgggactaaaaacctccctctgcaactggatcctggacttctttttttaattttacccctttttctccccaatttcgtggtatccaattgtttagtagtaGTATCTTGTTCTCATCGCTAAAACTCCTgtaaagtcatgtgtcctccgatacacaacccaaccaagccgcactgcttcttaacacagcgccatccaacctggaagccagccgcaccaatgtgtcgaaggaaacaccgtgcacctgtcAACATttgttagcgcgcactgcgcccagcccgccacgggagtcgctggtgcgcaatgagacaaggatttccctactggccaaaccctccctaacccggacgacgctaggccaattgttcGTCaacccacggacctcccggtcgcggccggttgcgacagagcctgggcgcgaacccagagtctctggtggcacagctggcgctgcagtacagcgcccttaaccactgcaccacccgggaggcccggatcctgaacttcctgacgggccgtccccaggtggtgagggtaggtagcaacacatctgccatgctgaccctcaaaaCTGGAGCCCCTCAGGCGTGTGTGCTCGGGTccccacctgtactccctgttcacccacgactgcatggtcaggcacgactccaataccatcattaagttggctaacaacaacagtggtaggcctgatcaccgacaacaatgagacagcctactgtatatagcccccctactgtatatagcccccctactgtatatagcccccctactgtatatagcccccctactgtatatagcccccctactgtatatagcccccctactgtatatagccccctactgtatatagcccccctactgtatatagccccctgtatatagcccccctactgtatatagcccccctactgtatatagcccccctactgtatatagccccctactgtatatagcccccctactgtatatagcccccctactgtatatagccccctactgtatatagcccccctactgtatatagcccccctactgtatatagccccccactgtatatagccccccactgtatatagccccctactgtatatagcccccctactgtatatagcccccctactgtatatagcccccctactgtatatagcccccctactgtatatagccccctactgtatatagccccctactgtatatagcccccctactgtatatagcccccctactgtatatagcccccctactgtatatagccccctactgtatatagcccccctactgtatatagcccccctactgtatatagccccactactgtatatagcccccctactgtatatagcccccctactgtatatagcccccctactgtatatagcccccctactgtatatagcccccctactgtatatagcccccctactgtatatagccccctactgtatatagccccctactgtatatagcccccctactgtatatagccccctactgtatatagcccccctactgtatatagcccccctactgtatatagccccctactgtatatagcccccctactgtatatagcccccctactgtatatagccccctactactgtatatagccccctactgtatatagcccccctactgtatatagccccctactgtatatagcccccctactgtatatagcccccctactgtatatagcccccctactgtatatagcccccctactgtatatagccccctactgtatatagcccccctactgtatatagcccccctactgtatatagccccctactgtatatagcccccctactgtatatagccccctactgtatatagcccccctactgtatatagcccccctactgtatatagcccccctactgtatatagcccccctactgtatatagcccccctactgtatatagcccccctactgtatatagccccctactgtatatagcccccctactgtatatagcccctctactgtatatagcccccctactgtatatagcccccctactgtatatagcccccctactgtatatagccccctactgtatatagccccctactgtatatagccccctactgtatatagcccccctactgtatatagcccccctactgtatatagccccctactgtatatagccccctactgtatatagccccctgtgtatagcccccctactgtatatagcccccctactgtatatagccccctactgtatatagccccctactgtatatagcccccctactgtatatagccccctactgtatatagcccccctactgtatatagcccccctactgtatatagcccctctactgtatatagcccctctactgtatatagcccctctactgtatatagccccctactgtatatagcccccctactgtatatagccccctactgtatatagcccctctactgtatatagcccctctactgtatatagccccctactgtatatagccccctactgtatatagcccccctactgtatatagccccctactgtatatagcccccctactgtatatagccccctactgtatatagccccctactgtatatagccccctactgtatatagcccctctactgtatatagcccccctactgtatatagcccctctactgtatatagcccccctactgtatatagcccccctactgtatatagcccccctactgtatatagcccccctactgtatatagcccctctactgtatatagcccccctactgtatatagcccccctactgtatatagcccccctactgtatatagcccccctactgtatatagcccctctactgtatatagcccccctactgtatatagcccccctactgtatatagcccctctactgtatatagcccccctactgttatttttcagtcTTTTTTACTgtcttttttactgttgtttttatttctttacttatctattatTCACCTGATACCTATTTTTTTTAACTTAGAAATTGCATTGTTGTTTATTGCCTGTaagtaaataataatataataatatatcccatttagcagacgcttttgtccaaagcgacttacaagtcggctggggccactacttttacatatgggtggtcccagtgggaatcgaacccacgacgcttggcgttgcaagcgccatgctctaccgactgagccacacaggactttcactgtaaggtctacactagttgtattcggcacaggtgacaaacaaactttgatttgaacttAGTTATAGGCAGGTATTCAGACCTCTCCAAATGGTCAAACATAACTACCATAcacatccatcctccctcccataAAGTAGAGTTTGGGCGTGACACGGGAGGTTAGTGTTGTATTACATCATGTGTGTGAAATTTGGCACCTGGATGTGGGGTCATACCTGTGTACACACAGTTTCCCTCTctgacacatatacacacactataagagacagtaacacacacacacacacacacacacagtagagggaGTGATAGGtagcaggggttggaaccggttcagggaacagaacaaTAACACATTTTCCaaggaacagaatcagaaccgGGAACGAAAGTGATCTATAATGTTCCCGGAAAAGTTATTTGAAAAGCATGGGAATCGGTTAACATTATTTTAAGTTCTGGGCCTATTTTTCCCCCAGTCCCACAAAAATAACGCAACAAAGAGCCTATGCAAAGCCCCCCCTCTGTCAATCAGAAACTTCTTCCAGAGTCTGCCTGCCAGCTGGAAAtatttgccagtgtgtgtgtaggctacctgcccctctatGGTCCAATGTTAAGCCAACtctgaagttcaaagacattcaaaagTTCCTTCATAGAAGCTGTTCCTCCATAGATATAATTCTGGGGGCCAATTTCAGATAACGCACGTCATCACAAGATGCCaatccacctcctctctcccaaccCGCAAAATGTCAGTTTCATCTCACACCCAACACTTGTCCTTCCATCACGCATATAAACAACTCACTGATCTGTAGCTTGCCTGttccatagcaagctgctctatccgTACTGCatgattggtgaagtaatttaatgttGAGGTAAATAAAAAGTTATGATTTCAGGAACGATATTTACCAgtactttttttggggggtgcgGCGGACCACTTCAGAACTTTATTCTGCTGGTTGGAACAGAGGAAcgtaatgaaaaaaataaaaaaaggttctGTTCCGAACTAAACGATTGGAAAATGATTTGGGTTTCAACCACTAATTG contains:
- the LOC135505209 gene encoding SAP30-binding protein-like isoform X3, with product MASSKNSVLLSSLAEYGDDSEPDSNPETEESESHGVGLVSAAYGEDDINRIEDGDDKASGDEDSGESSRNSEMDESDEGGDTDDYKEIPEAERRDPNELVALFSEKVRNMSPDKIRIPPEPPGRCSSHLQVKIQKLYEKNLHGDLDTNNHIQRKKEFRNPSIYEKLIQFCGIDELGTNYPKDMFDPHGWPEDSYYEALAKAQKVEMDKLEKAKKDKTKVRTTGVLVALKRPPEIEFVTATKKGSNPTNAAVPTTNTAASTVTEPQDQLA
- the LOC135505209 gene encoding SAP30-binding protein-like isoform X1 produces the protein MASSKNSVLLSSLAEYGDDSEPDSNPETEESESHGVGLVSAAYGEDDINRIEDGDDKASGDEDSGESSRNSEMDESDEGGDTDDYKEIPEAERRDPNELVALFSEKVRNMSPDKIRIPPEPPGRCSSHLQVKIQKLYEKNLHGDLDTNNHIQRKKEFRNPSIYEKLIQFCGIDELGTNYPKDMFDPHGWPEDSYYEALAKAQKVEMDKLEKAKKDKTKVRTTGVLVALKRPPEIEFVTATKKGSNPTNAAVPTTNTAASTVTEAQKRKSKWDSAVPVTLAQPALLTTTATLPAVVSVTTTASGTKTTVISAVGTILKKAKQ
- the LOC135505209 gene encoding SAP30-binding protein-like isoform X4 — encoded protein: MASSKNSVLLSSLAEYGDDSEPDSNPETEESESHGVGLVSAAYGEDDINRIEDGDDKASGDEDSGESSRNSEMDESDEGGDTDDYKEIPEAERRDPNELVALFSEKVRNMSPDKIRIPPEPPGRCSSHLQVKIQKLYEKNLHGDLDTNNHIQRKKEFRNPSIYEKLIQFCGIDELGTNYPKDMFDPHGWPEDSYYEALAKAQKVEMDKLEKAKKDKTKVRTTGVLVALKRPPEKLRRGRVSGTLRCP